A portion of the Dehalococcoidales bacterium genome contains these proteins:
- a CDS encoding F0F1 ATP synthase subunit epsilon has product MAGIRLDIVTAEQLVFSEDVDLVVAPGIDGEMAILPHHAPLMTMLQPGELLVRQEGKEFSLAVTGGFLEVRPDRVTVLADAAERAEDIDAARAEEAKQRAQERLAGRLDEADHVRVEAALRRSLIRLRVAEKRRRRRAGPQSAQ; this is encoded by the coding sequence GTGGCTGGTATAAGACTTGATATTGTTACGGCGGAGCAACTGGTCTTCTCTGAAGACGTGGACCTGGTGGTAGCTCCGGGCATCGACGGGGAGATGGCAATCCTGCCGCACCATGCTCCCCTGATGACGATGCTGCAACCCGGTGAACTGCTGGTGCGTCAGGAAGGTAAGGAGTTCTCACTGGCGGTGACCGGGGGATTCCTTGAAGTGCGGCCGGACCGGGTTACGGTCCTGGCCGATGCAGCGGAAAGGGCCGAGGACATTGACGCCGCCAGGGCCGAGGAGGCGAAACAGCGGGCCCAGGAACGGCTGGCCGGCAGGCTGGATGAAGCGGACCATGTCCGCGTGGAAGCAGCGCTGCGCCGGTCGTTGATACGGCTCAGGGTGGCTGAGAAACGGCGGCGGAGAAGGGCGGGGCCCCAGTCGGCTCAATAG
- the atpD gene encoding F0F1 ATP synthase subunit beta codes for SREGNDLWNEMKESGVIDKTVMVFGQMNEPPAVRLRIGLTGLTMAEYFRDVEGQDVLLFIDNIYRYTLAGMEVSALLGRMPSAVGYQPTLATEMGELQERITSTNKGSITSFQAIYVPADDYTDPGVVTSFGHLDGVVALDRAISEQGLFPAVDPLTSTSRILDPEIVGEEHYQVAREVQRVLQRYKDLQDVIAILGIEELSEEDKLIVARARKIQRFLSQPMFVAEVFTGREGKYVAREETVRGFREILDGKHDALPEQAFYMTGTIDDVVAEAERLQGAD; via the coding sequence GTCCCGCGAGGGCAACGACCTCTGGAACGAGATGAAGGAGTCCGGCGTCATCGACAAGACGGTGATGGTCTTCGGCCAGATGAACGAGCCGCCGGCGGTGCGCCTGCGGATAGGGTTGACCGGACTGACTATGGCCGAGTATTTTCGTGATGTCGAGGGCCAGGATGTGCTGCTCTTTATCGATAACATCTACCGCTATACCCTGGCGGGTATGGAGGTATCGGCGCTACTGGGGCGGATGCCTTCGGCGGTGGGCTATCAGCCGACCCTGGCTACCGAGATGGGTGAGTTGCAGGAGAGGATTACGTCTACCAATAAGGGTTCAATCACGTCCTTCCAGGCTATCTATGTGCCCGCCGACGACTATACCGACCCCGGCGTGGTGACCAGCTTTGGCCACCTGGACGGCGTTGTCGCCCTGGACAGGGCAATCTCGGAGCAGGGCCTGTTCCCGGCGGTGGACCCGCTGACATCGACCTCGCGGATTCTCGACCCGGAGATTGTGGGTGAGGAGCACTACCAGGTAGCCCGCGAGGTGCAGAGAGTGTTACAGCGTTACAAGGACCTTCAGGACGTGATTGCCATTCTCGGCATCGAGGAGCTCAGCGAGGAGGACAAGCTCATCGTGGCGCGGGCCCGTAAGATACAGCGGTTCCTGTCCCAGCCGATGTTCGTCGCCGAGGTCTTCACCGGCCGTGAGGGGAAGTACGTAGCTCGCGAGGAGACAGTCCGTGGCTTCAGGGAGATTCTGGACGGGAAGCATGACGCCCTGCCGGAGCAGGCCTTCTACATGACGGGCACGATAGATGATGTCGTCGCTGAAGCTGAGAGGTTACAGGGAGCCGACTAG